Proteins from a single region of Bdellovibrio bacteriovorus HD100:
- the rsmG gene encoding 16S rRNA (guanine(527)-N(7))-methyltransferase RsmG: protein MSEHFEKRRPVFLQLGFNEAALPQLKAYLDLLWSSNEELNLISRKMTYEELIDNHVIDCLLPIKDFPKDVKVAADFGSGGGLPGVIYAIQFPNVEYHLFEKSKLKQDFLNRCVSIAPNLRIHGEIPPKLEKIEVVTSRAFKPVDVILEFSRDYYKKGGKYFLLKGRKEKIDEEVALARKKFKDLKVTVQPLSSPVLEVERHLVLI from the coding sequence ATGTCTGAACATTTCGAAAAACGTCGTCCGGTCTTTTTACAGCTTGGTTTCAACGAAGCAGCGCTGCCTCAGCTGAAGGCTTATCTGGATCTGTTGTGGTCCTCCAATGAAGAATTGAATCTGATCAGCCGCAAAATGACCTATGAGGAGCTGATCGACAATCACGTCATCGACTGCCTGCTCCCGATCAAGGACTTTCCGAAAGATGTGAAAGTCGCGGCGGATTTTGGTTCTGGCGGTGGACTGCCGGGTGTGATCTATGCCATTCAGTTCCCGAACGTGGAATATCATCTGTTTGAAAAATCCAAACTGAAGCAGGACTTCTTAAATCGCTGCGTAAGCATTGCGCCGAATCTGCGCATTCACGGCGAGATCCCACCAAAGCTTGAAAAAATCGAAGTGGTCACTTCGCGTGCCTTCAAACCTGTTGATGTGATTTTGGAATTCAGCCGTGATTACTACAAAAAGGGCGGCAAGTACTTCCTGCTCAAAGGCCGCAAAGAAAAGATCGACGAAGAAGTCGCGTTGGCGCGCAAAAAGTTCAAGGATCTGAAAGTCACCGTCCAGCCCCTGAGCTCCCCGGTGCTGGAAGTGGAACGCCATCTGGTTCTTATTTAA
- a CDS encoding transglycosylase SLT domain-containing protein gives MKNTPQHKLFFVVALLLVVQILAGCKSSSSTTAGSTENSSSSTPDPDTGTTTPDPIEPEVVPPVTPPSVDSNLREVIPLWEDKVADGKAWSTHVYSALDKLGPNLLDVIPADRSLFCPKYSSLSYAQRKQYWAFVLSSMVRFESNFKTAMSYTEDFNDSNGNRVISRGLLQISIESGNAYGCGFKSTKDLHDPLQNLSCGIRILDRWVSRDGRIAGKVDGAWKGGARYWSVLRAGDKTSYKSIVSWSQNLSICK, from the coding sequence ATGAAAAACACCCCTCAACACAAACTTTTTTTCGTAGTCGCCCTGTTGCTTGTTGTTCAGATCCTGGCGGGTTGTAAATCTTCTAGCTCCACGACGGCAGGTTCCACAGAGAACTCCTCGTCGTCGACTCCTGATCCTGATACCGGCACCACAACGCCGGATCCTATCGAACCGGAAGTCGTTCCGCCGGTGACGCCTCCTTCGGTGGATAGCAATCTGCGCGAAGTCATTCCTCTTTGGGAAGACAAGGTTGCTGACGGCAAGGCTTGGTCTACCCACGTTTACAGTGCACTGGATAAGCTGGGTCCGAATCTGCTGGATGTGATTCCTGCGGACCGCAGCTTGTTTTGTCCGAAGTATTCCAGCTTGTCCTATGCTCAGCGCAAGCAGTATTGGGCTTTTGTGCTGTCGTCCATGGTCAGATTTGAGAGTAACTTTAAAACCGCAATGTCCTACACCGAGGATTTTAACGACAGCAACGGCAATCGTGTGATCAGCCGGGGCTTGTTGCAGATTTCCATCGAGTCAGGCAATGCTTATGGCTGTGGTTTTAAGTCCACCAAAGATCTTCATGATCCTTTGCAGAACCTGAGCTGTGGTATCAGAATTCTGGATCGCTGGGTGAGTCGCGACGGGCGTATTGCCGGTAAAGTGGATGGAGCCTGGAAAGGTGGCGCCCGCTACTGGTCTGTGCTGCGTGCCGGTGACAAGACCAGCTATAAGTCCATCGTCAGCTGGAGCCAGAATCTGTCTATTTGCAAGTAG
- the tpx gene encoding thiol peroxidase — protein MASITLKGNPVNTSGTLPEAGTAAKDFKFVRNDLSEVSLHTFAGKKKVLNIFPSVDTGTCAASVRRFNQEASKLDNTVVLNISADLPFAQARFCGAEGIKNCETVSTFRSSFGKDWGVQIVDSPLAGLLSRAVVTLSADNKILYVEQVSEIVNEPNYEAALASLK, from the coding sequence ATGGCATCGATCACACTCAAAGGCAATCCCGTTAACACTTCCGGCACTCTTCCTGAAGCGGGCACTGCCGCCAAAGACTTCAAATTTGTGCGCAACGATCTTTCTGAAGTCTCTTTGCACACCTTCGCAGGCAAAAAGAAAGTTTTGAACATCTTCCCAAGCGTGGACACCGGCACTTGTGCTGCTTCTGTTCGTCGTTTCAATCAGGAAGCCTCCAAACTGGATAACACGGTTGTTCTGAACATCTCTGCGGACCTGCCGTTTGCCCAAGCCCGTTTCTGTGGCGCTGAAGGCATCAAGAACTGCGAGACTGTTTCCACTTTCCGCAGCTCTTTTGGCAAGGACTGGGGCGTTCAGATCGTGGATTCTCCGCTGGCGGGTCTTCTTTCCCGTGCGGTGGTGACTCTTTCTGCAGATAACAAGATTTTGTATGTTGAGCAGGTGTCCGAGATCGTCAATGAGCCAAATTACGAAGCGGCTTTGGCGTCTTTGAAGTAA